In the Pseudodesulfovibrio alkaliphilus genome, one interval contains:
- a CDS encoding FKBP-type peptidyl-prolyl cis-trans isomerase: protein MTATKGSTVKVHYTGTLKEDGSQFDSSQGRDPLQFTLGEGMVIAGFEKAVIGKSVGDTVTVEIPPEEGYGESDDQLVFQVRREQLPPHVELEEGIMLEIRTEDGTPAYVRVTNFDDALVTLDGNHPLAGQTLMFDIEVVEVA from the coding sequence ATGACCGCCACCAAAGGCAGCACCGTCAAGGTCCACTACACCGGCACCCTCAAGGAGGACGGCAGCCAGTTCGATTCCAGCCAGGGACGCGACCCGCTCCAGTTCACCCTGGGCGAGGGCATGGTCATCGCCGGGTTCGAGAAGGCGGTCATCGGCAAGTCGGTGGGCGACACCGTGACCGTGGAGATTCCGCCCGAGGAGGGATACGGCGAGTCCGACGACCAGCTGGTTTTCCAGGTGCGCCGCGAGCAATTGCCGCCGCATGTGGAGCTTGAGGAAGGCATCATGCTGGAAATCCGTACTGAGGACGGCACCCCGGCCTATGTACGAGTGACCAACTTTGACGACGCCCTGGTCACGCTGGACGGCAACCATCCCCTGGCCGGACAGACCCTGATGTTTGATATTGAAGTCGTGGAAGTTGCCTGA
- the trpS gene encoding tryptophan--tRNA ligase — MSERQRILSGMRPTGPLHLGHYFGVIANWLKLQEEYDCFFFVADWHALTSEYADARRVKGFIPGLVKDWIAAGLDPEKCVIFQQSKIKEHAELYLYLSMFTPLGWLERNPTYKEIRAELTHKDLNTHGFLGYPVLMASDILMYKPCAVPVGKDQLPHLELAREIARRFNHLTGTEALPEPADMLTEEAKLPGLDGRKMSKSYGNSIMLSEPIEEIAPKVRGMKTDERRLRKSDPGDPDVCNLYPYHKLMTDPARLPEIREGCRNATWGCVDCKKVLMDSLERFLTPLQERRAACTDERAAEILALGNERARAFAAATMDELRSILNY; from the coding sequence ATGAGCGAAAGACAACGCATTCTCTCCGGCATGCGGCCCACCGGCCCCCTCCACCTCGGCCACTACTTCGGCGTCATCGCCAACTGGCTCAAACTCCAGGAGGAGTACGACTGTTTCTTCTTTGTGGCCGACTGGCATGCCCTGACCAGCGAGTATGCCGACGCCAGAAGGGTCAAGGGATTCATCCCCGGACTGGTCAAGGACTGGATCGCGGCAGGACTCGACCCGGAAAAATGCGTCATCTTCCAGCAGTCGAAGATCAAGGAACACGCCGAGCTGTATCTGTATCTGTCCATGTTCACCCCCCTCGGCTGGCTGGAACGCAATCCGACCTACAAGGAGATCAGGGCCGAGCTGACGCACAAGGATCTGAATACCCACGGATTCCTTGGCTACCCCGTGCTCATGGCCTCGGACATTCTGATGTACAAGCCGTGCGCCGTGCCCGTGGGCAAGGACCAGCTGCCTCACCTGGAGCTGGCCCGCGAGATCGCCCGCCGCTTCAACCACCTGACCGGCACCGAGGCCCTGCCAGAGCCCGCCGACATGCTGACCGAGGAGGCCAAGCTGCCCGGTCTGGACGGCCGCAAGATGTCCAAGAGCTACGGCAACTCCATCATGCTCTCCGAGCCCATTGAGGAGATCGCGCCCAAAGTCCGCGGCATGAAGACCGACGAACGCAGGCTGCGCAAGTCCGACCCCGGCGACCCGGACGTATGCAACCTCTATCCCTACCACAAACTGATGACCGATCCGGCCCGCCTGCCGGAAATCCGCGAAGGCTGCCGCAACGCCACCTGGGGCTGCGTGGACTGCAAGAAGGTGCTCATGGACTCCCTGGAGCGTTTCCTGACGCCGCTGCAGGAGCGCCGCGCCGCCTGTACCGACGAACGGGCGGCAGAGATACTGGCCCTGGGCAACGAGCGGGCCCGCGCCTTTGCCGCCGCGACCATGGACGAGTTGCGCTCCATACTCAACTACTGA
- a CDS encoding site-2 protease family protein, with protein MLDLFSPERLQQYAILAPGLLVALVCHEVAHGYVAYLLGDPTAKSQGRLSLNPMKHLDPLGTLAFFFVHFGWAKPVPVNSGYFKNPRQGMLLTAIAGPMTNFILAAAFATVIHILMTVEFSPGGLAEKIILPTYLIAQAGVFVNLILGIFNLLPIPPLDGSNVVAYFLPPQMAESYMALGRYGFIILIGIILLGRFSGYSLVGGVILPMVYAGIRLLGIPM; from the coding sequence ATGCTTGATCTCTTTTCGCCGGAACGGCTGCAACAATACGCCATCCTCGCGCCCGGGCTGCTCGTGGCGCTGGTCTGCCACGAGGTGGCCCACGGGTATGTGGCCTATCTGCTGGGCGACCCCACGGCCAAATCCCAGGGAAGGCTCTCCCTCAACCCCATGAAGCATCTCGACCCTCTGGGAACGCTGGCCTTCTTCTTCGTCCATTTCGGCTGGGCCAAGCCCGTGCCCGTCAACTCCGGGTATTTCAAGAACCCCCGCCAGGGGATGCTGCTCACGGCCATCGCCGGGCCGATGACCAACTTCATCCTGGCCGCCGCCTTTGCCACGGTCATCCACATCCTGATGACCGTGGAGTTCAGCCCCGGCGGTCTGGCCGAGAAGATCATCCTGCCCACCTATCTCATCGCCCAGGCAGGGGTGTTCGTGAACCTGATCCTGGGCATCTTCAACCTGCTGCCCATCCCGCCCCTGGACGGCAGCAACGTGGTGGCCTACTTCCTGCCTCCGCAAATGGCCGAATCCTACATGGCCCTCGGCCGCTACGGTTTCATCATCCTCATCGGCATCATCCTGCTGGGGAGGTTTTCCGGCTACAGTCTGGTGGGAGGGGTCATCCTGCCCATGGTCTACGCCGGAATCCGGCTTCTTGGCATCCCCATGTAA
- a CDS encoding AbrB family transcriptional regulator — MDRLFAGDSMISFRLLGKWTSLVLISAALAALLRLGGLPAAELLGPMIAGMFFALRGVVLHVPRSVFSGAQAVVGCMVALTLTPSILTSLGRDWPIMVVVVCMTIAAGGVVGFLLMRLGSLPGNTAAWGMSPGGAAAMTAMAESFGADVRMVAFMQYLRMFVVVLTASGVSRILLGHAADLPGAYSWSPDFDAPLVPLLQTLALVAGGVLLSGRLRIPAAAMLLPMLAGAALNSMGIVTLVLPHWLLWTAYASLGWYVGMRFDRETVLHVLRTIPQMLLATFLLIGLCCVSAWLLTVWPGLDPLSAYLATSPGGLDSVAIIAMGSGCDVGFILALQTLRLFAVVAAGPFVARLVCRISGVSARGSGIAP; from the coding sequence ATGGACCGTCTTTTCGCTGGAGATTCCATGATCAGCTTCCGTCTCCTTGGCAAATGGACTTCGCTGGTTCTGATTTCGGCGGCCCTTGCCGCTCTGCTGCGTCTTGGCGGACTTCCCGCCGCCGAGCTGCTGGGCCCCATGATCGCGGGCATGTTCTTCGCCCTTCGGGGCGTTGTGCTGCATGTTCCCCGTAGCGTCTTCAGCGGAGCCCAGGCTGTTGTGGGCTGCATGGTGGCCTTGACCCTGACCCCCTCCATTCTGACCTCGCTGGGCCGGGACTGGCCGATCATGGTCGTGGTGGTCTGCATGACCATCGCCGCCGGAGGAGTCGTGGGATTCCTGCTGATGCGTCTCGGTTCGCTCCCTGGAAACACCGCGGCCTGGGGAATGTCGCCGGGCGGCGCTGCGGCCATGACGGCCATGGCCGAATCCTTTGGCGCCGATGTCCGCATGGTGGCCTTCATGCAATATCTGCGGATGTTTGTGGTGGTCCTGACCGCCTCGGGGGTCTCGCGGATTCTCCTCGGCCATGCGGCCGATCTGCCTGGGGCATACTCCTGGTCGCCGGATTTCGACGCTCCCCTCGTCCCTCTGCTCCAGACGCTGGCCCTGGTCGCCGGGGGAGTTCTCCTGAGCGGGAGGCTGCGCATCCCCGCCGCGGCAATGCTGCTGCCCATGCTGGCGGGCGCTGCCCTCAATTCCATGGGGATTGTCACCCTTGTCCTGCCCCACTGGCTTCTTTGGACCGCATATGCCAGCCTCGGCTGGTACGTCGGCATGCGCTTTGACCGCGAAACCGTGCTCCATGTCCTGCGCACCATCCCCCAGATGCTTCTGGCCACCTTCCTGCTCATCGGGCTGTGCTGCGTTTCGGCCTGGCTGCTGACCGTCTGGCCGGGCCTGGACCCCCTGAGCGCCTATCTGGCCACCAGCCCCGGCGGTCTCGACTCCGTTGCCATCATCGCCATGGGCAGCGGCTGCGATGTCGGCTTTATCCTTGCCCTGCAAACCCTGCGGCTCTTCGCAGTGGTCGCGGCAGGCCCCTTTGTGGCCCGACTGGTCTGCCGAATCAGCGGCGTGAGCGCCAGGGGTTCAGGAATCGCGCCCTGA
- a CDS encoding PAS domain S-box protein produces MTTSTFLALAQNVSLLLAAAILFDVSALRWRLRSHTPAHFAVGFLLGLIGVVSMATPWTLMPGVIFDARSVLLGISGLFFGGVATAVAMVMTAAFRLHLGGAGAWTGVAVILATGMVGIVWRHARKGSLASISWRELLLFGLTIHLVMLGLMFTLPKATALVVLSRISLPVLLIFPAATCLMGLLLVNRIRRGQTQEALDRQRAELIESQTKLKLTMEMADIAPWEMDIASETFLFDDQFYSLYATTAEREGGYRMSVATYQREFVHPVDMGIVDDEVNRLAITDAPNFARRIEHRIVRRDGEVRHMVVNYLLLRDALGRPIKTIGANQDVTERKRFEQDLFESRERYHTLLSGMPDIVMRFDRQGHHLFVSDSVREYVHLAPGEFLGKTHEELGFSESDSRFWREAIETVFQSREPTETEFTFESRRGPVIFNWRIIPEFDAGGEIPSVLSISRDITEHRRVEQDYESLFMKMLDGFAVHEIICDTNGDPVDYRFLGVNPAFEAMTGMKAETVAGKTVLEILPGTERSWIERYGRVALSGDPVNFSSYSSELDKHFEVTAFRPAPNRFACIFADVSERIQAQEDLRRIFELSKDMISISDIKTSRFLRVNPAFTETLGYSAQELMARPYLSLIHPDDVQPTIDMVEKRLKQGREVINFENRYRKKSGDYIWLNWVAHPLPDKGLNYAIARDVTDRKQYEADLIKAKEAAEAATQAKSQFLANMSHEVRTPLNGILGMLQLMRTTHLDAEQDDYVDNAIQASRRLTRLLSDILDISRIEAEKLIILNEPFDLRETLLTVRDLFTPSARQAGIDFGFMISPGIDKPLLGDSVRVQQVVSNMVGNALKFTLSGSVTVEATELTPLTPNSCRVLFSVADTGPGIPDDRLDSLFQPFTQMDGGWNRPYQGAGLGLSITKHLIELMGGSMCMESRVGVGTTVHISLSFDVADRLDKTHFTPDLDDAPSLAGLRVLLAEDDRVSGIAARRHLEKAGCHVTLCTDGHQTLEALRTGRFDAVLMDVHMPVMDGVDATRSIRHGQAGEANRQIPIIALTAYAMSGDRARLLAEGMDGYVAKPVEARALQDELARVTGTAREG; encoded by the coding sequence ATGACGACCAGCACCTTCCTTGCGCTGGCCCAGAACGTGTCTCTGCTGCTGGCCGCAGCCATCCTCTTTGATGTCTCCGCCCTGCGCTGGAGGCTGCGCAGCCACACCCCGGCGCATTTTGCAGTGGGGTTCCTGCTCGGGCTCATCGGCGTGGTCAGCATGGCCACTCCATGGACACTGATGCCCGGCGTGATCTTCGACGCCCGCTCGGTGCTGCTCGGCATCTCCGGCCTGTTTTTCGGCGGTGTGGCCACCGCAGTGGCCATGGTCATGACCGCCGCCTTCCGGCTGCACCTGGGCGGCGCAGGAGCATGGACCGGGGTGGCCGTCATCCTGGCCACTGGCATGGTCGGCATCGTCTGGCGCCATGCCAGGAAAGGATCGCTGGCCTCAATATCCTGGCGCGAGCTGCTTCTCTTCGGCCTGACCATCCATCTGGTAATGCTCGGCCTCATGTTTACCTTGCCAAAGGCCACGGCGCTTGTGGTCTTGTCCAGAATCTCCTTGCCCGTCCTGCTCATCTTTCCGGCCGCCACCTGCCTGATGGGACTCCTCCTGGTCAACAGAATCCGGCGCGGACAGACCCAGGAGGCCCTGGACAGACAACGCGCCGAGCTTATTGAGAGCCAGACGAAACTCAAGCTGACCATGGAGATGGCCGACATAGCTCCATGGGAAATGGACATCGCCAGCGAGACGTTCCTCTTTGACGACCAGTTCTACTCCCTGTATGCCACCACGGCCGAACGCGAAGGCGGTTATCGAATGTCGGTCGCGACCTACCAGCGGGAGTTCGTGCACCCCGTGGACATGGGCATTGTCGACGACGAGGTCAACCGCCTCGCCATCACCGACGCCCCCAACTTCGCAAGACGCATCGAACATCGAATCGTGCGCCGCGACGGCGAGGTGCGCCACATGGTCGTCAACTACCTGCTCCTGCGCGACGCTCTGGGCAGGCCAATCAAGACCATCGGGGCCAATCAGGACGTGACCGAACGCAAACGGTTCGAGCAGGACCTTTTCGAAAGCAGGGAGCGCTACCACACACTGCTCTCGGGCATGCCGGACATTGTCATGCGATTTGACAGGCAGGGACACCATCTCTTCGTTTCGGACAGCGTCAGGGAGTATGTGCATCTCGCACCCGGAGAGTTCCTCGGCAAAACGCACGAGGAGCTGGGCTTTTCCGAGTCCGACAGCCGATTCTGGCGCGAAGCCATCGAAACTGTCTTTCAAAGCCGAGAGCCTACGGAGACGGAATTCACCTTCGAGAGCCGCCGGGGCCCGGTAATCTTCAACTGGCGGATCATCCCGGAATTCGACGCCGGAGGAGAGATTCCCTCCGTGCTCTCCATCAGCCGCGACATCACCGAGCATCGCCGCGTGGAGCAGGACTACGAGAGCCTGTTCATGAAGATGCTCGACGGCTTCGCCGTCCACGAGATCATCTGCGACACCAACGGCGATCCGGTGGACTACCGTTTCCTCGGGGTCAATCCGGCCTTTGAGGCCATGACCGGCATGAAGGCCGAAACCGTTGCAGGCAAAACAGTGCTGGAGATCCTTCCAGGCACCGAGCGGTCCTGGATCGAACGCTACGGCCGCGTGGCTCTCTCTGGCGATCCGGTGAATTTCTCCAGCTACTCCAGCGAGCTGGACAAGCACTTCGAGGTGACAGCCTTTCGACCGGCCCCCAACCGATTCGCCTGCATCTTCGCCGATGTCAGCGAACGCATTCAGGCCCAGGAAGACCTGCGCCGCATCTTTGAACTGTCCAAGGACATGATCAGCATATCCGACATCAAGACATCCCGGTTTCTGCGGGTCAATCCCGCCTTCACCGAAACCCTGGGCTATTCCGCACAGGAGCTGATGGCCCGGCCCTACCTTTCGCTGATCCACCCCGACGATGTGCAGCCCACCATCGACATGGTTGAAAAGAGGCTCAAGCAGGGCCGCGAGGTGATCAACTTCGAAAACCGCTACCGAAAAAAATCCGGCGACTACATCTGGCTCAACTGGGTGGCACACCCACTGCCGGACAAAGGGCTCAACTACGCCATCGCCAGGGATGTCACCGATCGCAAGCAATACGAAGCCGACCTGATCAAGGCCAAGGAGGCCGCCGAGGCAGCCACCCAGGCCAAATCCCAATTTCTGGCCAACATGAGCCATGAGGTGCGTACGCCTCTCAACGGCATCCTCGGCATGCTCCAATTGATGCGGACCACCCACCTCGACGCGGAACAGGACGACTACGTTGACAACGCCATCCAGGCATCGCGGCGGCTGACTCGCCTGCTCTCGGACATTCTCGACATCTCGCGCATCGAGGCGGAAAAGCTGATCATCCTGAACGAACCCTTCGACCTGAGGGAAACCCTGCTCACAGTGCGCGACCTCTTCACGCCCAGTGCCCGCCAGGCGGGCATCGACTTCGGGTTCATGATCTCCCCTGGCATCGACAAGCCGCTCCTTGGCGACTCGGTGCGCGTCCAACAGGTGGTCAGCAACATGGTGGGCAACGCCCTCAAATTCACCCTCTCAGGCTCGGTCACGGTGGAAGCGACCGAGCTGACGCCACTGACTCCGAACAGCTGCCGAGTGCTCTTTTCGGTGGCGGACACCGGCCCGGGCATACCGGACGACCGCCTGGACAGCCTCTTTCAACCTTTTACCCAAATGGACGGCGGATGGAACCGACCTTATCAGGGGGCGGGCCTCGGACTCTCCATCACCAAACATCTGATCGAACTCATGGGCGGCTCCATGTGCATGGAAAGCCGCGTGGGCGTCGGCACCACTGTCCATATCAGCCTTTCCTTCGACGTGGCCGACCGGCTTGACAAGACGCATTTCACCCCGGACCTGGACGATGCGCCTTCCCTGGCGGGGCTCCGGGTGCTGCTGGCCGAGGACGACCGGGTCAGCGGCATCGCCGCCCGCCGCCACCTCGAAAAGGCGGGCTGCCATGTCACCCTGTGCACCGATGGTCACCAAACCTTGGAGGCTCTGCGCACAGGCCGGTTCGACGCGGTACTCATGGACGTGCACATGCCGGTCATGGACGGCGTGGACGCCACCCGATCCATCCGGCACGGCCAAGCAGGCGAGGCCAACAGACAGATACCCATCATCGCCCTGACCGCCTACGCCATGTCCGGCGACCGCGCCCGGCTCCTGGCCGAGGGCATGGACGGTTACGTGGCCAAGCCCGTGGAAGCCAGGGCACTTCAGGACGAGCTGGCCCGCGTCACCGGCACGGCACGGGAGGGGTAG
- a CDS encoding ATP-binding protein, whose translation MRHHGRHTPRTTLAFLVFQTALAFLALGAILPAGADSGPTIGPELRDHHNIALLIDPADGSILDANDSALHFYGYSLATLRSMRIQDINRLSSAEVAMEFRRARDEQRNYFIFPHRLADGTIRSVEVYSSPFVDATGRRLLLSLIHDATGKLLMDEELQRYQTRMEVLVAEKSEALDRERGLRRWLTAGGFAIMIVSVALAAIATMLRRTRDQLRLDTRRQEMLLQLDHMADAPVDEVMAFALEAALVSASSRIGFVGLMTEDESVMIVHAWSKEVLAQCRTEDATLQFQVTKAGLWAECIRQRRPLIINETLSDHPAARGVPVGHVPLTRLLTVPVTHQERIVAVVAVANKKSHYNDSDIRALTVLLQRVWLRMLRNRDKARVEAANREIKLLLESIPIMLVRIDPDTTVVRWNETAQTLFGLEPEEVLGRPLVECALSWDWPEVERAMDQCRDDRASLVHNLRFERTDGHPGLLELTASAILDESDTRIGLLIQGREVTHLRQLETQLLQSQKLEAIGQLAAGIAHEINTPAQFVGDNTQFLRQAIAELLPLLETCQDLVQASREGRPTAELVQKAVQLAGDADLDFLRTHLPLSAEHIEEGVQRIGNVVRSMREFAHPGGREKTLTDLNRVIENTIVVARNEYKFVADMETDLDPDLPQVVCLTDDIKQALLNVVINATHAIRDVVGDNPERRGTIRIATASRDGAVEIRVSDTGTGIPEAIRSRIFDPFFTTKPVGGGTGQGLSIAYAAIVDKHGGTITFETELGRGTTFVIRLPTGHDGF comes from the coding sequence ATGAGGCACCACGGACGACACACCCCCCGGACAACGCTGGCGTTCCTCGTTTTCCAGACAGCCCTGGCGTTCCTGGCTCTTGGTGCCATCCTGCCCGCCGGAGCTGATTCGGGACCGACCATCGGCCCGGAACTGCGCGACCATCACAACATCGCCCTGCTCATCGACCCTGCCGACGGCTCGATCCTCGACGCCAACGATTCCGCCCTGCATTTTTATGGTTACTCCCTGGCGACACTGCGCTCCATGCGCATCCAGGACATCAACCGGCTCTCGTCCGCCGAAGTGGCCATGGAGTTTCGCCGGGCCAGGGACGAACAGCGCAATTATTTCATTTTCCCCCACCGCCTGGCCGACGGCACCATCCGGTCGGTGGAGGTATACAGCTCCCCCTTTGTCGATGCCACGGGCAGAAGGCTCCTGCTCTCGCTCATCCACGATGCCACGGGCAAACTGCTGATGGACGAAGAATTGCAGCGTTATCAGACGCGCATGGAAGTCCTTGTCGCCGAGAAGAGTGAGGCCCTGGACAGGGAGCGCGGCCTCAGACGGTGGCTCACCGCAGGCGGCTTCGCGATCATGATCGTTTCCGTGGCGCTGGCCGCCATCGCAACCATGCTGCGGCGCACCCGGGACCAACTGCGGCTGGACACCCGGCGTCAGGAGATGCTCCTGCAACTGGACCATATGGCCGACGCCCCGGTGGACGAGGTGATGGCCTTCGCCCTGGAGGCGGCCCTGGTCTCCGCCAGCAGTCGCATCGGCTTCGTGGGCCTGATGACCGAGGACGAATCGGTCATGATCGTCCACGCCTGGTCCAAGGAAGTCCTTGCCCAGTGCAGGACCGAAGACGCCACCCTCCAATTTCAGGTAACCAAGGCAGGGCTGTGGGCCGAGTGCATCCGGCAGCGCCGACCGCTGATAATCAACGAGACACTGAGCGACCACCCGGCCGCCCGCGGCGTTCCCGTCGGGCATGTACCCCTGACCCGGTTACTGACCGTTCCGGTGACGCATCAGGAGCGGATCGTGGCCGTGGTGGCGGTGGCCAACAAAAAGAGCCACTACAACGACTCCGACATCCGCGCCCTGACCGTGCTCCTGCAACGGGTCTGGCTCCGAATGCTCCGCAACCGGGACAAGGCCCGCGTCGAAGCGGCCAACCGGGAGATCAAGCTGTTGCTGGAGTCCATCCCCATCATGCTTGTACGCATAGATCCCGACACCACCGTGGTGCGCTGGAATGAAACCGCCCAGACCCTGTTCGGGCTGGAACCGGAAGAAGTCCTCGGCCGCCCCTTGGTCGAATGCGCCTTGTCGTGGGACTGGCCCGAGGTGGAACGCGCCATGGACCAATGCCGGGACGACCGCGCCTCCCTGGTCCACAACCTGCGTTTCGAGCGCACCGACGGCCACCCCGGCTTGCTGGAGCTGACCGCGAGCGCCATCCTCGACGAATCCGACACCCGGATCGGTCTGCTCATCCAGGGACGCGAGGTGACGCACCTGCGCCAGCTTGAGACCCAGCTGCTCCAGTCCCAGAAACTGGAGGCCATCGGCCAACTGGCGGCGGGCATAGCCCACGAGATCAACACCCCTGCGCAATTCGTGGGCGACAACACCCAGTTCCTGCGCCAGGCCATTGCCGAACTGCTGCCGCTCCTTGAGACCTGCCAGGATCTGGTGCAAGCCTCTCGCGAGGGCAGGCCCACCGCCGAGCTCGTCCAAAAGGCGGTGCAGCTTGCCGGCGATGCGGACCTCGATTTCCTGCGGACGCATCTGCCGCTCTCGGCGGAGCATATCGAGGAGGGTGTTCAGCGCATCGGCAACGTGGTCAGGTCCATGCGGGAATTCGCACACCCCGGCGGCCGCGAAAAGACCCTGACCGACCTGAACCGGGTCATCGAAAACACTATTGTCGTGGCCCGCAACGAATACAAGTTCGTTGCCGACATGGAGACCGACCTGGACCCGGACCTGCCCCAGGTCGTGTGTCTGACCGACGACATCAAGCAGGCCCTGCTTAACGTGGTCATCAACGCCACCCACGCCATCCGCGACGTGGTGGGCGACAACCCCGAAAGACGAGGTACCATCCGCATCGCCACGGCCAGCCGCGACGGAGCGGTCGAAATCCGCGTCAGCGACACGGGCACCGGCATCCCCGAGGCCATCCGCTCCAGGATTTTCGACCCCTTCTTCACCACCAAGCCGGTCGGCGGAGGCACAGGGCAGGGACTGAGCATCGCCTACGCGGCCATCGTCGACAAACACGGCGGCACCATTACCTTCGAAACCGAGCTGGGCCGGGGCACCACCTTCGTGATCCGCCTGCCCACAGGTCACGACGGATTCTGA
- a CDS encoding two-component system sensor histidine kinase NtrB, translated as MGEFDYDSLGICYWNGSMEPFVVGIIGSGPGVKALLDIVFVEDFREFLPDILLAAASHVARESDRALFDEINVPVYDRFEAMLDRHPEINLVVEMTGSPGLLETLRQRVGESISILDHREVAFFCGLHDMTLVKKHCMDSLAHQRSLLQSILDGIREDILLLDRAGNVVDLNRIVWERAGAQRKDLLGKPCWEAARLRDGSSFCSLMDPTCPYHRTLETGRPEEALVTRVSRDGLLQYYRLYAYPIFGVRGEMSHVMVMHRDITKRTLQERHQTQRDKLAIVGEMSTYLAHEIRNPLFVIGGFANTLLKSPDLTEANRGKVEIMLEESGRLEHMLTSMLNFVRASEARIGEVDMEAVCRDAAELMTIGYGGLGYAIEVRPSGALLPVLGDEDTLKQCVVNILKNGIEAMPGGGSVSMGLALNGDCVEVRVTDTGVGMDAVDLERVFNPFYSTKQGSSGLGLAMVRKKIDEFGGRVEIASKLGQGTTVSLFLPAATGEESAGCVTPSPSS; from the coding sequence ATGGGCGAGTTCGACTACGACTCCCTGGGGATATGCTACTGGAATGGGAGCATGGAACCCTTCGTGGTGGGAATCATCGGTTCCGGGCCAGGGGTGAAGGCCCTGCTCGACATCGTCTTTGTGGAGGATTTCCGGGAATTTCTGCCGGACATACTGCTGGCGGCGGCAAGCCATGTCGCCCGGGAGTCGGATCGGGCTCTTTTCGACGAGATCAACGTGCCGGTCTATGACCGCTTCGAGGCCATGCTCGACAGGCACCCCGAAATCAATCTGGTGGTGGAGATGACGGGGAGCCCCGGCCTGCTCGAAACTCTTCGCCAGCGCGTTGGCGAATCCATATCGATTCTGGATCACCGCGAGGTCGCCTTTTTCTGCGGTCTGCACGACATGACCCTGGTCAAGAAGCACTGCATGGACAGTCTGGCCCATCAGCGCAGCCTGCTTCAGTCCATTCTCGACGGCATCCGCGAGGACATCCTGCTCCTTGACCGCGCAGGAAACGTGGTGGACCTCAACCGCATCGTCTGGGAGCGGGCCGGGGCACAGCGCAAGGACCTTCTTGGCAAGCCTTGCTGGGAGGCCGCCAGACTGCGGGACGGCTCGTCCTTTTGCAGCCTCATGGATCCGACCTGTCCCTATCACCGGACCCTGGAGACGGGACGGCCCGAGGAGGCGCTCGTCACCCGCGTCAGTCGCGACGGCCTGCTTCAATATTATCGGCTCTATGCCTATCCCATTTTCGGCGTCCGGGGAGAGATGAGCCATGTGATGGTCATGCACCGTGACATCACCAAGCGCACCCTGCAGGAGCGGCATCAGACCCAGCGCGACAAGCTGGCCATCGTGGGCGAGATGTCCACGTATCTCGCCCACGAGATACGCAACCCCCTCTTCGTCATTGGCGGGTTCGCCAACACGCTGCTCAAGTCGCCGGACCTGACCGAGGCGAACAGGGGCAAGGTGGAGATTATGCTGGAGGAAAGCGGACGGCTTGAGCACATGCTCACCAGCATGCTCAATTTCGTCAGGGCATCGGAAGCCCGGATCGGCGAGGTGGACATGGAGGCCGTCTGCCGCGATGCCGCAGAGCTCATGACCATCGGATACGGCGGACTGGGCTATGCCATCGAGGTGCGTCCGTCCGGGGCGTTGCTCCCGGTGCTCGGCGACGAGGACACGCTGAAGCAGTGCGTGGTCAACATTCTCAAGAACGGCATTGAGGCCATGCCCGGAGGAGGGTCCGTGTCCATGGGGCTGGCGCTTAACGGCGACTGCGTGGAGGTCAGGGTTACGGACACGGGGGTTGGCATGGACGCCGTGGACCTGGAGCGGGTCTTCAATCCGTTTTATTCCACAAAGCAGGGGAGCAGCGGGCTGGGGCTGGCCATGGTCAGAAAGAAGATCGACGAGTTCGGCGGCAGGGTGGAGATAGCCAGCAAGCTTGGCCAGGGGACAACCGTTTCGCTCTTCTTGCCTGCGGCCACCGGGGAGGAAAGCGCCGGGTGTGTCACTCCTTCCCCATCTTCTTGA